The sequence ATTCGTGACTGCTGCATCAtcaaatataatcatatatcgAAATATCGAattccaagaaaagaaaaagggaagaaCAAAGCAAAACGAACCGCATATCTCCAAACGTTTGCTTGTTTGAGCTCTCATCGCAACATTACACGTACGCGCCATTACAGTAATCAGACATCAATCAATCGTACTATGACAAATTGACAATAGATCGACAAGAAACAGTATATAACTAGCTACTCCCAACCCAACCAAAGCAGTGGAGGAGGAGTTGGGGGAAAGGGAAAGCAAGCAAACTTGGCAGATGGATGTTATTGCAAACGAACAAGAGTGCTGTGCTCGTGAATCAAGCAAGCAAGAAGGACATCGATCGATTGCAAATAAAAGTTGCAGTAGTAAGAAGAACAAGTAGAGAGTAGTAGAGTAAAATATCTAGCGGCGGACGATGTGGGAGCACTTGGCCTTGATCCAGCGGAGCCCCCTGCGGATGGACGCCTTCACCTTCCCCTCCACCGCGTACGACTTGTATCCggccaccctccgccgccgcttcatcTCCGGGTCCGACAGCCACCACGCACCAGGCACCCACCGACACACCGCCTTCAtcctccgctcgccgccaccgccatacGGCACCACCGCGTTGCCGTTGCCGTACTGATACTCCCCGGAGTAGGGGCGGTACGACGGCGCCATGGACGGATAGCGCGGCGCCCTCAAGAGAGGAGGATCCAGTCCCAAGCTAGCACAGAGCCAATGAATTGACCTGCAGCTAGCCTCGCctgcagggcagggcagggcagggcaggagatagagagagaggagtgagacGTTGGGTTGGGGAGACGTTGGTTTGGCTTGCCTGCCACTGCCGATATGAATACGATTCCGTCTGATCGATGCAGCTAGGAGCTCAGGCATCCTATGCTCGACTCCCTCGGCTTTTGCTtgtctctttctttcttctccttcctcttctttctttttattttactgTTTTATTTTCTGATGTCCCTTTAAAATTAACCTTGATAAtttctatttttcaaaattgtGCCAACAAAGTATACTACTATTAACCAATGtttgtttgcattttttttctttctttaattgCTCTCAACGACAACGGTTACATAAGTAACATTTTAACAGGGCAGAAAACACATGGCAGACTGATGCCATCTTCCCTCTGCTTCCTTCCTTCACATCTGATGAGCCTGACATCAAAAGCACACGATTCCTTCCTTGCTCTAAAACCATCGAATCTGTTCTATGAATTGCAAACTATGCATTCCATATCAAAGTCCCTCACCAGATTATACTCTCTACTAGCAGTACGTCAAAATGCCAATCTTCTGATTCCATACATGATCAGATATCCTCTCGTTGACATATTGGCATGCACTGTTAATTTTCTACTTGTATGACGCTGCAAAcatttccccgcaaaaaaagaGAATTACAATGCAAACATACTTAATACACAGCCAGTGAGTGAATGAATGGACTAAAACGGAGCAGCTTATCAACCAAGTAAAATTTGCAATGCAGATTGTCAGAAAGACTTTTTatttcaggggaaaaaaaaggaatgtcAAACAAACCACAGTGTAAATCTAAAAGCAGATTAACAATATATCTTCTCACCACACTGAAAAAATTTCTCACAGTACTGCTATGTTCTAACTTCTAAGGCAACTTAGACATGGTCTGTACTCTGTACTGCAACCATTTCTCAACATAACATTTGATTGCACAATGTTCATTTCCATCTCTCGCTCATCCAATATAGCTAAACCATCACAAGAGTAACAAAATCAGGAACACATGACCAAATGGAGCTCAGAATGCGTCATTaaaaatgcattatattttaaactatCCATACATTGAGTAACATGTCTGTGGTTGTATAATCTTTTGATCTGTTTATAATTGAAAGAATGACAACAATAGAGAAAAATTGTCAAGTCAATAGATGATGGCAGCATCTTCAGGTAAACATTTCTGCAATGTAACTGACGACACCACCAACAAAGGAGTTGAAGCATGATGAGCAGCAGGTTCTCATGAGAAATGCTGGTTCCTGACCATCACAGGCATGGTTACAATGGCTAGGGAGAGGATGAGGCGTACTGACAACAAAATCCTCGTTGTGTGCAATCCCAGACAGTGCTAAGATAGTGTGTGTTGCTCTCCGTGCAACATTCTTGAAATCAGATTGACCTGAAACATACAATAAAACACAATAAGGATAGGTTAGACAAGTTAAATTAATACCCACCATTTAGCTTGGTTTAGGAGTGCAACACGATTGCCTTTGCATTCAGTTCAGGCACCATGACCAACACCCTCACACAATCAGGCACCATAGAAGATAAGCAAAAACTGCTGACTATCTATAATAGCTCAATGCTACTAATAACTAAAAACGGATTACTTCAAAACATAATGACACTGATGTTCACTCAATAACAAATAGAATAAGCAGAAAAGGCATCCCCAGTAGGACCAGTACTTCCAGGCCAGCAGGTACATaaccagaaaaaggaaaagcacTGTGCTGTAGCCACATTTTGCATTTTAACAATATGCCGATTGACTGGCCTAGCacaaactcaaatagtcatttTGTTTCAGCGATTATACACACTACAGCACAAAGCTAAGCTACAAGTCCTTGAGAAGAGCATACTAATCTTGGGGTAATCAATAAACAGTGAAGGGGGCAAGCAAACTACTACATCTTAAGGTTATTTAATGACTAATTGgttacaaagtttatatacaaatgTGCAAACCAAATCGATACATTAAAATAGTGCTGATGAGTGCAAATAGGTATACATACCCAATGGGGACTGAGCACACATTAGTTTGAGGTTCCTCTTGACAATAGGAATCAGCTGTTCCTTAGCACCTTCTGTTTGTTGGAAATTGCTTCCACCCCCATAGGTGCGTTCAATAAGACCCCTTGCTGGCTGAACAAAAGATGAGCTACTCTGCTGGTTCTGCATAGAACTATCCCTGGAACATGATGGGTTCACTTCAGTTGGAGTGGACGTGCTCTGTGGATTTTGTTCATTCTCTGGTATTGTCCTGTCAGACTGAATCGGATTCTGCCACCCATTAGGTGTGACCCTTGGTCTAAATAGAAGGATGCGAATTCGTCGGTTAAAGGCCCGCCTCCTATCGAGAGTGGCATGCCTTCCAGTAGGAGTCGAAACAGCATCTGCTGAAACATGTGACTCTTCTCGCTTATCTTCATCAGGGGTTTCTCTTGGTGAGAGATTTAGATCGAATCCTTGTAGAGAAGGTTGGGTGTTGATTGGTGGTGGTCTCTGGAACACTCCACTTGGTGTGGCTGAGCCAAATGATCCAGAACTACTGTTGGCAGGGTTGGTATTACTTTCTCTGCAGTGAACCACCGTATCCTGTGCAGAGGGGCCCTCCCCACCG is a genomic window of Oryza glaberrima chromosome 7, OglaRS2, whole genome shotgun sequence containing:
- the LOC127779773 gene encoding uncharacterized protein LOC127779773, translating into MAPSYRPYSGEYQYGNGNAVVPYGGGGERRMKAVCRWVPGAWWLSDPEMKRRRRVAGYKSYAVEGKVKASIRRGLRWIKAKCSHIVRR